In Vanacampus margaritifer isolate UIUO_Vmar chromosome 6, RoL_Vmar_1.0, whole genome shotgun sequence, the DNA window CATAGCTCTCTCCAGGACTAGGGACAGTACCTCTAGACACCAGAGCCGGGCTGAAGAGGAGACTGAGAGACGTCCTCAGTGGGAGAGCTGTCTGCTGTGCCTCTAAAGTAGGAATcagtgcacacgcacgcacgcacgcacacacacacacacacacaggaaggtGTGTTAGTGAAGAACAGAGAAAGTTAGGCTGCAGAGCTGACAAACGGTGAAgccaaaaagcagagatgcgaGTCAAAAAGGAGTGGTAGCGTGAAACATGCCGAGCGGGCGCCGGAGGTCTTACCCGCTCTGCCAGTTGAGGATGTGCTGTGGACTGCAGGGGGGTGTGGGCGTGGCTGCCTGCTCGCTGGAGGGCGTGATGCTCCTCTGGCTGTGTGGGGATGCGACTGCGGGGGGAATTACGACCGTCAGTTAGGAACGCTGATAACACTGGCATTTTCAACACAGTTAAATTAGCTCTATGGTCTCCTTAGTTGACCGCCCATATCACTCACCACACAAAGTCATAGACACTACAAGTGGCCTTAAGGACAATCTGCACCTCAGATTTTGTTAATCAGTCTTagttcagtcattttttttgtgtgcccaGAGAAAATTCACACAActggcttattattattattatcattatgaaAATGATCATCTCAGTGGGATGTGCCGGCAAGAGTTAAGGATGAGTACCTGGCGAACCCTTGGCGAGCGTTCCCACCCGACTGCCACGCCCGTGTCCCAGCGTGCCTTGCTGCGACCCTGTTTCGGATGACGTGGAACCCGAGTGGGAGTGACTCCTCTCCTTCAGGCTCCCGGACGACCTCTGGTACCAGCAGCGCAGCTCCTCCGACACGGCCGCCCTCCCCCCTCCTCCGCCGCTCCCCTCGCGCCCCAGCGATGGAGTCCGTACAATCTGCGAGCGGGACGGCGTTAGTCGGCCGCCGCCCTCGCCGCCGTCCTCCCCTCCCCAGGCCTCCTTGTACAGCCCCCCGGCCGTGTAGGAGCTGGAGGTTTTGAACTGGGCCTTCACGCTGTAGTGGCCCTCCTGGTCGCTCTCCAGGCTGCGCACCACCACTGGGTTGGGGCTGCCCTCCACGTACAGCGGGTACTCTTTAATGCGGTACTGGGAGGACGGCTGGCTTTGGCTGTGGAGGTAGACGCCGTGGTGTCCTCCGCTGATGCCGCCTCCACCCGAACCCCCGACCGAGCCGTTCTTAGCTGCCAGGTTTGGCATAGAGCCCGAGTTGGACGACCCCAGGTGACCGGCGGACCTGCGGAGGGAGCACGTGGATCGATCACAGAGATGCTACAAAATTAACTTTCACAACATATGGGAAgatgtttgagcatttatttagCACTCTGGATATCCCGTTTAAGGTCCATGTACTGGACCAGTAAGACAATGTTTGATCATATTACCCCATTCGAACCAACTCGCACTGGTTCCCTGTCCACCTgagatactgtatgtttttattttgttacttaCGCACAAAATATTACATGGCCTAGCACCTTCCCTGCACTCGCCATACGCTGGTCTTTTGGTGACTCCGAGGACTAAAATAAGTTTGCAGGTTATAGAGCATTCTCTATTCAGCCACCAGTCCTAATCGCGTACATTTCAGCTACATCACTACAGAAATGGGAAGATTTCGATTTAAGACAAATTTTTGTACTCTCACATTTAGTTAAACTACACCTAGTATGCAAATTGCCTCTTGCCCTGCCTTAGACGGTGACGTCtgaattttggcctgttttactgctaCTTCTCTCTCATCCTCCTTTCATGCTCAAACTGCCCAAAAAGATTTTGCACCGACAATCCGGCCAAGATCTGAGGTGGACCATTTCCTCGGAGGCGCTGTTGTTGTGGATTCCGCATGGACCAGTTTCTGAGGAAAAGCCACCTCCCTGAAAGCGCTTCATGGCAAGCTAtttgtgcatttatttaatattctcCTAGTCTAGGGGGTCTGCAACCTgaggctctggagccacatgtggctctttagtccctctcctgtggctccctgtggatctctaaaaatattttgtagaaattattattattttttttacatatttttttttaaataaaatattatttgaatgaataaacaatttagattaaaaatgaataactaaatattccccaaaaaatgcctaatttgtcagaaaaagagacgcagaaaattaccatctatttttcacaaaattgcaaaaaattagaaaatttattaaaaaaaaggcagaaaacaaaacgtaacaaaaagtaaccataaaatgtccaaaaataaaagacaggCAGAAAAAATAtcatataatgtacacaaattTACCAAATCTGAGAATTCAtataaaaaaggcaaaaaataaattcaaaaaattaCCGTAAGTccacaaaattaccaaaaatgtcagaaaattctAAGCAAAAAagcgaaaaaaaagaaaaggaaaaaaattgccacaaaatgtccaaaaaaggaagagaggcagaaaattaccatagtatgttcataaaattgctaaaaatatccgaaatttaacagaaaggcagaaaagtctgaACATGTACGAAAAACTAAGTCTGatcaattacaataaataaataaataaatgcaaaaagagAAGACGAAagttagaagaaaatgaatcttaaAGTAGCCttttggatgctgcatattttctgttatggtgcggCCTTAATTAGCTTGTGGGCATTAGACTACCGTTAACATTAACACACTGTTTTGATCATTCCAATGTTTAAACGTTTTGTGGCTCCAAacaatttttgggttatttatttagcctaaaatggctctttttttcAGTAAATGTTGCTGACCCTTGTCCTAGTCTACTGAACTGTTTTACTAATAAGGCCGAGTGCACCAGTACCATAAACCTTAAACTGAATATCAGGATACGTAATAAATAGTCAAAAGGGCTTGCCCATCCGGTTGTCTCACCTGTGCCTCTGCCGCTGCCGCTGCCTGGCTTTGGAGGGTGAGTCCTCTCCGAGAGTTGAGTAGTAGGGGTTGCTACCAGGCGCCAAGGGCCCGCCGGCTGGGTAGAAGTGCTCCGAGCTGCTCTGGCTGGTGCAGGATGAGCAGTCGTCCAGTGCGTCAGAGCCGTTGGAGCTCCGCGTCGGGCCCAGTAAAAAGTCTGGGCTGCCCAGCGTGCCCAGGGCATGCGGGTGTGCATCTGGGTCCGACGTCAGGAGCTTGCCTTGGGACTCCAGGCTGGAGCTGCGATTCCTAAAGTGCTGAGCGAGACTGTGCAGACGTGTGGGGCTGATGTCCACTGACCTGTGGGACATGCAAGCAAAAACGTATGTGACGTTACAATCATATCAGAGTTCTTAATTGGCCCAGAGTTAATGGgcagaaatagaaataataagTTTGAGGTTAAGATGGAGGACGGACCTGGTGGAATGTACGTAGTGTGGCGTCCGGGTCCTCAGGTCCGGTGTGGACGGCATGCTAGATTGAGAGTTCCACTGAGGGAGGCTTCTGATGGGGCTGCTCTGCAGAGAGTTGCTTCCTCCTGCTTCTGTGCTGCCAGAGCTCGGGAATCTTCTGTGACTGAAGAGAACAAGTAACTAAATTGGATGAATCGTACACAAAATACCTCCACAGGCGAGTTCCGTAGTTTCAACAAGTGTGGCTTGACAGATCATCATCTGTCCCGTGctgtgacatttttcaaatgtaaaaaatgtgctTTGGCTCAGTAAAGTTTGGGAGACAACAGGTGAGTCAACGCAGCCTCCTACCTGGAGTGGGATGAGCGCTTCTTGACTTTCTCGTACGGCTCGTCAAGCGACGACTCGCTCCACATTTTGGGCTTGATGGGCGATTTGTCATAGTCGGCACGGCCGAAGTGCAGGTGCCGCAGCCCGTCTAGGGACTGCGGCGGCGGGGGACGACTGTGAGACGGCGGACGCGGGGGGAGGCCCTTGTGGGGCGACGCCATCGGCGAGAAGTTGGGGGTGCCGGTCACTTGGGGGTCGTCGTCATCCAGCACCAGAGCGTCAGATAGCGAACTGTCTTCAGAGCCGATGTTGGCCTCTACAGGACGGAAAAACACCAGCAAGTGCTCAGATTATGACCAAATTTGTCCACAAATTGAAACATGCCTTTAACCTATGCTCATGCAGCAGTAAAGCATTTTACAGGTTTATcagattttttatcttttatcataaatttttttttgcccggtagtttttttgtattttcatcatatttttgttcaaggttaaattgttatattttgtcacctttttactaatttaaaaaaaaatcttttgtcaccccatctgtgttttttaaaaacttttttggtcATATTTTTTAACCGGATTTTTGTTCAAGGTTTgccacatttttgttatttatgtttttttttgtttttttttaccacaaacatTTGGTTCTTTtgttgtaaaatgagtttgtcagtttttatggtcatattattgtcagtttttGCTGTCCAAGGCTTATTATACGTTTTTAACTGCCACATTTCATTGCTGTAAATTTGTCAGAGTTAAAgcagaagtcaaccccaaaattttctttacaataatatgtgccctcagtagtctaaacatttaattttgattGATATTATGTTTAtggaacatgagttaagcagcaaaagctttttttttttttttacttgctgttgactgaagacgatatcacagttgctcaggactcaggtaatgaccaataaCGGCTCAgattgcaaacgtcacatgaccaaattcagaaaaaggtgttatttatttatatatttattattattatgatgtttggtaacattttttgtcatctttttgcTAGATTTTTCAcgtattgtttacattttaaggCTAAAATCATATCAGgttaaatcatatttttgttcaaggtgtttttgtcaaatgttttatGTGTTTTCTGGAtctctttttttagtttttttaaagtagttatTATGGCAATCATAGCCGTTACGTTTCTAATGCGTAGTGATGTCGATCACTGACGCAAAAGTAAAATCATAATTATGTtcacaatttgaaataaaaacatttctacgCCATAAATATAAAGCAATCAAAATGGCCATGATGTCTATTAGAGTAGAAGCCAATACATAAGAAAATACTGTCGGTGTCAAGAGTGCTGGTACCTTCAATTATAAGCGATGCCCTCTGTGTGGGCTTCTTTCCAGAGCGAACCCGGTATTCATTGATGGAGTTCTCAATCTCCTGTAACTTCTTGAGTGCGTTGAGATAAGACGTCTTCCTCTGCTTCTTCAGCTTTTTGCTGCTCACGTGCGGGTCGCTGGCCAGGCGCCGGGCTGCCTCAGTAATCTGCGATTGAATGGCGAACTCTCGCTCCAGCCGTTCTAGCTCCTCTTCCTGGGACGAGCACATTGCAAGGATATGAAGCCAACATGGACGACACCAGCGAGTGACGTTAAGTTACATAGTCGTGATCCAGAAACAACAACAGGCTTAGTTTGCAGACGCTGTAATTCTGCCATATTCTATGCATAACGCAGGCTGCCAGAGAAAGTGCGgtgcaaaaataatttatctCGGCCACAGCAGATTTTCTCACTGCTGAATCCTCTCTATAGAAACACTAGGCGCTCCAATAAAAACAAGCTGGTGTCCATAACAAGGCTGTCTTTCTCCACACTTCTGCTGGGATTTGTCAAACAGGGATCACCAAGTCAAACATCTCAATCCTACTTCAAGTTATATTAAGTATCaaaagtactgtactgcaaaaaggggtaggcaatcacagtatgtaaataaaaatagaaaaaaaaaccaacactTATaaatttgcctcttttttttttagcattggaCTGAACTGATATGAACTTTTCTATTGACTATATTCTAATTCATAGAGATGAATGTGTGTTACTATCTATATATTGCATACTGCATATAGACATTGAATGGCCGTGTGTGTCTATCATTGGGATGTATTCACTTGGGTCGACATCATACCTCAGTTCTGAGGAATCTCTATTACTAACACACAATGCTATTGTAGATTTATGTGTGTGAATGAGTGGCCACTAGTGAACAGGCACATTTGTGAtatatgacttaaaaaaaagagtcctgGAAACTTTTCAAAGCCAACAACTTCTgccatgaaaaaatataaaccCACGCACATTCTATCCACCAGCAGGCATGCGACCACCAACTCTTCCTGTGAAGGGAACTATTTTTAGAAGTACTGCAGAgctttggaatattttttttcaaccaaggAACATAACGACAGATGTGGCACAGGGGCCATCATGTTTTGGTGCATTCTAGATaacatgactttaaaatgaaagcttcaacaatgtaatttttaaacTTGCTCAACAAAGAACGCGTTGACCCCGCAATAGAGGGGCAGGGCGGGCCTCAGTCTCTTTATGAGGTCAAAAAACGtgaaatgtgcttttattttgatgggTGATGTACTTGATAAAACCATGTCACAGACTTGAGGTgtgttttaaccctggagaacccaagaacccttttcttctttggaaaattatgaattatacatttaatgactgctataagttcaatgaacaccaaaatatatgttttttcaatgtttttttcaattcattccctaatttaggattagggtgaaatttgaccctttgggatttatgggtatcatttcgaaaaatctgaataacaaaaactgtcagtaaactatttagaatttaagaaaataatcaatcaaatacacaggtacattgaacaatacaatttttttgttttatttgttgcattttagccatcttgtcaccaccactttggctcatgtaagtgcaatattcatccactagatggccccatgcaggggtcagaagtggcactctggacttttgaagttaaatttgaaaaaaaaagaaaaaaaggtctttgttatttgagtagcagaatttataggggccaaatttgaccccgtgggttctccagggttaagttgcAAAAAACATTTACCTCCCCCTTAGGAAGAATCTTCTGCTCATCCAGTTTGAAGGCAGTGCCTATTTTTCGCCTCACTGTGGGAGCTTCCTCGCCTGGATCGAGAGGGTATTCCTTGGGAAGTTTCCCTGTCAGCTCCtgaaaattaaaagtaaaatgagGCTACAAATGAAAATTTAGAAGAGtagagaatttttttgggggggcataCAGCCTCTCTGATGCAGATGTTCTTGAGCTCCTCAAGCCTCTTCCTTAGCGTCTCTTCCAGAGCTTCCTGGCGGGCCCTCAGTGCAGCCAGCATGTCCTTCTTGGCTGTTTGGGAGCTGTCTGATTCCTGAGATCCTGCAAAACAATCGGAACGGTTACGTGTCAGGAGCGTGCTGGTATGCTGCTGTTTCCAGTTGTGGCGGTCTTGGGCTGCCCAGGAGAAAGAAGGAGAGATTGCCCATGCACCTGTACAGGCCCGCCAGGATGTTTACAGGGAAGTGAGTGGAACATGTCGATAAGGAAGCTGTTTGTTTCAAGGAAaagagggggggcggggggcagcGCAGAGGACAAAGTCAGTGACGCACAGTCTCAGGGGGGTCCGAGATGGTGCCAGCCTTGTTTGTAACACGCCTTTAAGTTTAAGACAAActgctcgcacgcacacatgcacacgcactgCCGCCCTCTCCTTGGGAAAAGACAGAAACAACGCAAGACTCACCCGCTGAGAAAGCTGTggcagaaagaaaaacacatgcCTTTAATTCACTCAAGGTTGGATTGTTGGCTACTGTCACATTGACTTCAAAAGACACAATGTGGATCACCAACTTTGGTttgcaatattaaaacaaagtgGAACATAGCATTGAGGAGGCTTATGTTACTGTTGTTGCTCCAAAGCAGAAGTTCTGCTCTATTTATTGGAGTGACTTCTTCAGCTTTAGATTATAGATAAAATGATAGCTCGGATGGCATAtcaataatacagtacatgcacaAGCAACAAAGAGCATACTAAAATAAAGAGTGGCAGAGAAGCGGGCTTAAAACACATTCACATCTAatccaaagaaaataaaatctaaaataagattttcaaatatatattaaaaaaacaatacaatacagtgtACAGTGTATATAGTAGTAATTAATAATATGCATATGTGTATAATGTTTCTAGATTAAAGAATTGTTGAAGATATTGAGAGCAGCAAAATGGGAGATTGCTTGGTTAAGAGTTAAGATAATGCAAAGTTTGTGTGCTTTTTCTCGAATAGAACAACGACGCTTGCCGAGCGAAGGAGGCACAAGTCCGTGGAAAGATGGGCACCGAGAAGACAGAAATGACACGCGATGGCCAAGAGGACGGGGCCTATAAACAGATGAGGTCATCTgtacaaaattgagttgaataTCAAACTGAAGAGGAAGAGGCGGGAGACAGTCTCTCTGTCTCATGCTGATTATCGCATCACACAATACACCACTCGTTCAGCACGTATGCATTGTTTGAAAATGCCATTGAAAAGCTGAAGTTTGACCTGATGAACTTCACATTCCCATAAACACTAAATTTAGAGCAGGGAGGGGACCCCGGAGGACAAGTGTGTGCGCGCCACACAAATTATTTGTTTGCATTGATCGGTGTCAAACATGTTAAAGTCACAAGCTACATTGTAGTTAACAGTTTAGCCAATGGGGCCGTTATGACTCTGAAAACGTATAAATGTATAATCGCCTCATCATATTATTACATCTAAACATCACATTAATAGataactagttttgaaatcagaattcAAGGAAAATACACTACAACGACCATTGcttaacttttttaaatgagcGCAATTTGCAATTCTGGTACAGATTTTACTTGAAAGCATGAAGTTACTCACAAATGTACAGTTCTACATAATATTGCCCAGGAGGGAGTGGGGGTTTGTGCGGTACGTATATGCTCCGCTAGAAacgtttcaaattaaaaaaattgtccgTCTCTGTGTGCAGTCTGGTAACAAatggcaaattttttttaaaagccactTGTTCAAGTAAACTGGCCCACTTGTCCAATTCAAACATCAAACGCGGCCCCTTGAGAACAAAAGTTTGCGCGTGTGTTAAGAGAACATGAGGTGCACAATCTATGGCGTCTCTCTCTGGAGGCAGCTGTTTCAGTCCATGCAGCTGTCAACCAACGGCCAGTTCCAATAGCGCCACATAAGAATACTCCTGCCTATCAATCTGTCACTTTTACACCCCACCACGGCACGTccccacaacacacacatacatttggAGTTTGGAAGTATGTACTAACCTGATGAAAGCAGACTGCCACTGCTCCCGCTGATAATCTTGCCTTTGCTGCCCATGTTGGCCAGCTTGGACGTTTTCAGCGTTCCCGTTTCGGTGAGGTCGATGGCAATCTCGCTCAGACTGCGTGCAGCGTGGATCTTAGACtggacacacacacgtgcaagtTCAACCATCATGTCTGGTCGAGTCTGTGCTGTAATAGTTTGAGGGTGAGGAGAAAATTGCTGACCTTGCTCTGCTTGCGGTCCAAATAGAACTGGTGTTGGCTTATGGCCATGGCCCAGATGGACTTGATGAGGGCCGGGCAGGCATACCAGGTGTGCACTGCGATGCCACTGTGGCCAAACGTCCTGCGAGTCACCGACGCCCTACAGTAGAAGCGGACACCAGGCCCCTTTATACACactgaatgcaaaaaaatgactaCAAAGATCATCGCAGGAATACGTTCCAGAAGTAGCTGCAATTGTGACAATCTGCAATATACTGTAGAgaccatataaacataaaaaataaaaaataaaaaaataataattttttatctaCACATCATACACACTTTAAACTTTTTCCAACACAAAGAATGAAACACAAATGTAtggaaaatactgtatgtattgtaGTGTCCATGTTAGTTATGCGCCTTATGTGTTCAATAAATGGTGAGtatggctctcctttcccacattgGAGGGCATTACAGGAAGTGACTAAACTGTAAAAAcccatagaaaaaaaattgcaaaagcaCCTCACAGATTTTGTAATATAGTACAGTGACTCTTAACTTGTGGTATGCTGGCTCACACGGGTTGTTCGTGAAATAATCACTGTAAGTAGAGTTCAGTTCTATTAACgtcaatacatttgcattaaatatttaagaactgtttgttttaaaatgtttattgatgTACAATTTTTAGAACTtgtatacaatacattttaattggactttacaccgatctgattggctggataGGGGTCAGACGATATTTGGCGTTATATGCAAAATCAAAGATTGGTTGTAATATCTTAATTTTCCTGATTGATCAATGACATCACATCATTGATGGGCTCCACAAAATGAGACATTACATACTATACTACATGTTTACCAgcattttttaaaggattttttccccctctctccatgcatttcaattgacgTCAATCATACTGGGGGTTTTCGCTATTCGTGTGCCAGGCCAGTCCCTATCCACCGCAAATGGTGGCTCTTAATCGACTTAAGAGTAAAGTTTGATACATCTTCTGATCGAATCGGTGATCATTTAtcgatttttttcaaacttgatCGCTAATCGGCCGAAAATTTTTGATTATGTAAAAgtctcattttaatttaatgattATTTGTACAGTATAGCAGTTTAGTATAATATTAACATTGAAACTGTAACTGTAATTGTGACATAATATTACAgtgcattacaaaaatattaaatacactttttaggaataaaacctctGTCATATTTCTGATGCACATTTTGGTCTTTATGCTGCTGTATTCAAATGTTGATCATGATGGTGGTACttggcataaaaaaattgagaaccACCGGCAAGTAGAGACATTCCACAAAAAGATCTGCGATGCAAGAGAACTGTGGTATAGCATGCGAACACTGCATAACTATTAGAGCGCCACTTTACCAGCAATAAAAGGCTTCTCCGATGCTTGCGAGAAGAGGAGACGCGGATTTGCCACACACGACGCTGGCGTGTTTGCTCATCCTTatttaaacacacactcacGGCCAGCTCACCCTAATGACAGCTCCTCTCAAAGAAAACACCGCTGCTCGCCATTTCACCCCGTCCCCGACTGTTTTTCCTCCCCCCCGCAACACCGCACATATGGagccatgttaaataaatacaggCCGGGTCACTCTGGCAACAAAGCGGCCCGCTCACACAGATGTGAAGTCCTTCGTGGGGTTCCCTTGTCAAGACTTTTTGACGTGTGTATTTGCGTgtaagaaatttttttttttgagccgCCTTTAGGATATTATTTTAGGAAAAGAATTACAGCATGATAGAACGTGCACAAAAGAGTACATAACTGTACTGTCTATTCATCTGATCGTTCCATATGTATTTTCTGCATTGGGTCATGCTGGGCTTTAAAAAAGTTAGAGTATCACATTAAACATTCATCTATGTTTTTTAGCACTACATTAAAAGTCAATGAATGCAGTTGACGTTTATATTCGCCAACTGGAATCCAACTGTTCACTGCCATCAGTGATTATATATGTCAAGTACCAAATACTTTTTGCAATGAGTAGGTGTGGAGGAGGGTCTCGCCCAGTATGTctctaaataaaacatttttaaagcgCTGTAATGGCGAACAGATCCATGTAGATGGCAGTGTGGCATCAGTTTGGATTTGAGTAGAAGATGAAGACCGGGAGGGAAATTTTGCATTTTCCCGTTGATCGCAATGGAGAGAAATGCCTCATACTCAGAGAATGTATATACAATGGTATAAAAGGAGTATGTGTCATGGTAGTTACTAGGAAGTTTGTCACGATTGTGAGAAGACCTGACTCAGGGAGTGAATGATGACCGCTATGTAAGAACGCCACTGATGTTAAACTCAAGCCATGTGGCGAGTCAGCGTCGCTCACTGCGCATTTCATAGTTTTACATctgtaaataaatgtacttaaaaagccttttctctttattctttttgtttgttttatagttGATGGTGTTACAAATGCAAAAACTAGTACCAAAATcccttttctgttttgtttttgccaccGTTTGGTCATACACCATTGTTTTTGGTGGAACCAACCCATGTTTTACTGCTGATTATTAAAGAATGAAAATGCTAGACACTAAACATTTTTCTCGTGAAAGGAGAGTGTACTCTTTCTTTGGGTTGGTTTGCTGCTTATATTGTCAGTCAGTTAGTCAAAGCGctctaaaataaatgtaaaaacaaaaacatatgtaAAACACTGTTGACGTTTATATGCGGGCAACACTTTATTCTTCTTTTATGCCAAAGTGCCGCTTATTAATCGGCATTAAGTTGCATGTTCCTGTGTAGACTAATAGCTGAAAATTGgacggtgtgtgtgttttaagggAACAATAAAGTTGGAGAAACactcaaatcaaaacaatataCGAGATAAGAATTGAACTGCAGCAACATTCAATTATTTGTGTTACTTAATAACAATGAACtaattaacccctgggcgttatttgaccatttttgggctttttgttggttctgaccaagccatttcaaaataaaataacgcccaggcgttaatttgttttaaatacgaGTCAAGTATCCACCTTGACCATACAAGTATAGAATCAGTCAGCCTTCTCATTCCAACGATCGGTCTGTTGTATAGATTTACCTCCTGGGGTCATGAACTTCCACGGAGAACTTCTTCTCTCGGAAGTAGAGGTTCTCCAGCTGACGCCATTGGAACACCTGAGGTTCGAAGACACAAAACACGGCCCGACAATGAGTCCACGAAGCTTTGAAGGAAATCCTTTTCTCCGTTAACACCACGAAGAGAAGAAAAATTCCCACAGCGCCTGATTAACGCACGCTACATACGATAGCCAAAAGACGTATTCCTCCGCATGTGCGCTGTTACATCCTCCATGACTTGCTTCACCATTTGtaggcgtgtgtgtgagtgaaagtGTGTAAAGTTTCCTCTTCTCCTGTAACTTGACTTGGAGGGAGGTGAGGGGGGGAGGCTTTTAGGG includes these proteins:
- the frmd4a gene encoding FERM domain-containing protein 4A isoform X8 encodes the protein MPTSYGGTHAHTPTDAPERTMLVQGAVTPGRTRRLMLKLPVGTLRRNSGERMTEGRRCQVHLLDDRKLELLVQPKLMAKDLLDLVASHFNLKEKEYFGIAYTDETGHFSWLQLDRRVLEHEFPKKSGPIVLYFCVRFYIESISYLKDNATIELFFLNAKSIIYKELIEVDSDVVFELASYILQEGKSDFTSNDTTRSDLKKLPALPTQALKEHPSLAYCEERVIEHYKKLNGQSRGQAIVNYMSIVESLPTYGVHYYAVKDKQGIPWWLGLSYKGIFQYDHQDKVKPRKVFQWRQLENLYFREKKFSVEVHDPRRASVTRRTFGHSGIAVHTWYACPALIKSIWAMAISQHQFYLDRKQSKSKIHAARSLSEIAIDLTETGTLKTSKLANMGSKGKIISGSSGSLLSSGSQESDSSQTAKKDMLAALRARQEALEETLRKRLEELKNICIREAELTGKLPKEYPLDPGEEAPTVRRKIGTAFKLDEQKILPKGEEEELERLEREFAIQSQITEAARRLASDPHVSSKKLKKQRKTSYLNALKKLQEIENSINEYRVRSGKKPTQRASLIIEEANIGSEDSSLSDALVLDDDDPQVTGTPNFSPMASPHKGLPPRPPSHSRPPPPQSLDGLRHLHFGRADYDKSPIKPKMWSESSLDEPYEKVKKRSSHSSHRRFPSSGSTEAGGSNSLQSSPIRSLPQWNSQSSMPSTPDLRTRTPHYVHSTRSVDISPTRLHSLAQHFRNRSSSLESQGKLLTSDPDAHPHALGTLGSPDFLLGPTRSSNGSDALDDCSSCTSQSSSEHFYPAGGPLAPGSNPYYSTLGEDSPSKARQRQRQRHRSAGHLGSSNSGSMPNLAAKNGSVGGSGGGGISGGHHGVYLHSQSQPSSQYRIKEYPLYVEGSPNPVVVRSLESDQEGHYSVKAQFKTSSSYTAGGLYKEAWGGEDGGEGGGRLTPSRSQIVRTPSLGREGSGGGGGRAAVSEELRCWYQRSSGSLKERSHSHSGSTSSETGSQQGTLGHGRGSRVGTLAKGSPVASPHSQRSITPSSEQAATPTPPCSPQHILNWQSGGTADSSPTEDVSQSPLQPGSGV
- the frmd4a gene encoding FERM domain-containing protein 4A isoform X4, which gives rise to MPTSYGGTHAHTPTDAPERTMLVQGAVTPGRTRRLMLKLPVGTLRRNSGERMTEGRRCQVHLLDDRKLELLVQPKLMAKDLLDLVASHFNLKEKEYFGIAYTDETGHFSWLQLDRRVLEHEFPKKSGPIVLYFCVRFYIESISYLKDNATIELFFLNAKSIIYKELIEVDSDVVFELASYILQEGKSDFTSNDTTRSDLKKLPALPTQALKEHPSLAYCEERVIEHYKKLNGQSRGQAIVNYMSIVESLPTYGVHYYAVKDKQGIPWWLGLSYKGIFQYDHQDKVKPRKVFQWRQLENLYFREKKFSVEVHDPRSRASVTRRTFGHSGIAVHTWYACPALIKSIWAMAISQHQFYLDRKQSKSKIHAARSLSEIAIDLTETGTLKTSKLANMGSKGKIISGSSGSLLSSAFSAGSQESDSSQTAKKDMLAALRARQEALEETLRKRLEELKNICIREAELTGKLPKEYPLDPGEEAPTVRRKIGTAFKLDEQKILPKGEEEELERLEREFAIQSQITEAARRLASDPHVSSKKLKKQRKTSYLNALKKLQEIENSINEYRVRSGKKPTQRASLIIEEANIGSEDSSLSDALVLDDDDPQVTGTPNFSPMASPHKGLPPRPPSHSRPPPPQSLDGLRHLHFGRADYDKSPIKPKMWSESSLDEPYEKVKKRSSHSSHRRFPSSGSTEAGGSNSLQSSPIRSLPQWNSQSSMPSTPDLRTRTPHYVHSTRSVDISPTRLHSLAQHFRNRSSSLESQGKLLTSDPDAHPHALGTLGSPDFLLGPTRSSNGSDALDDCSSCTSQSSSEHFYPAGGPLAPGSNPYYSTLGEDSPSKARQRQRQRHRSAGHLGSSNSGSMPNLAAKNGSVGGSGGGGISGGHHGVYLHSQSQPSSQYRIKEYPLYVEGSPNPVVVRSLESDQEGHYSVKAQFKTSSSYTAGGLYKEAWGGEDGGEGGGRLTPSRSQIVRTPSLGREGSGGGGGRAAVSEELRCWYQRSSGSLKERSHSHSGSTSSETGSQQGTLGHGRGSRVGTLAKGSPVASPHSQRSITPSSEQAATPTPPCSPQHILNWQSGGTADSSPTEDVSQSPLQPGSGV